GTTCACCAGCATCGACGGCGCCGACGGCCCGCACGGAGGCAGCGCCCTCGCGACCAACGGCCTGCTGCACGACGCCGTGGTGAGCAGGCTGTCCATGAGCTGAATTCGGCCCATGCCGCTGTGAGGTTGGTTACAGGTGAACCGTATCTTACTCCGGAGTAAGATACGGTTCAGAAGCGTCGCCACGACCAACAGAGGCAGCTGACATGACCAACACCCTGCCGTCCAAGAACGGCTCTGTAACCCGACCGAAGCGCTCCGGCCACGAAAGCGCCGTGGGCCTGCAGAAGCACAAGCGGACCGCAACCGACATCGGCCTGGCATTGATCACGCCCCTCGTCGGACAGGAATGGCTGGACCGCTACGGCCTGCGTGACCCGCTCAACCGCGGCCTGAAATACGGTGTGAAGCAGGTCTTTTCGACCGCGGGCGCGACCACCCGGCAGTTCAAGCGGATCCAGGGACTCGGCAAGGCACCCACGCGGCTCAAAGCCAGCAGCTCGGGCCTGTTCGACCTGACGCCCGACGACGACCAGAAGATGATCGTCGAGACGGTCAACGAGTTCGCCGCCGAGATCCTGCGCCCGGCCGCCGAGGAGGCCGACGAGGCCGCCACCTATCCCCCGGATCTGATCGCCAAGGCCGCCGAACTGGGAATCACCGCCGTCAACGTGCCCGAGGACTTCGATGGCATCGCCGAGCACCGCTCGACGGTGACCAACGCCCTGGTCGCCGAGGCTCTGGCCTACGGCGACATGGGCCTGGCCCTGCCGATCCTGGCGCCCGGCGGCGTCGCGTCCGCGCTGACGCACTGGGGCAGCGCCGATCAGCAGGCCACCTACCTCAAGGAGTACGCGGGCGAGAACGTCCCGCAGTCGAGCGTGGTCATCGCCGAACCGCATGCGCTGTTCGACCCGACCGCGCTCAAGACCACCGCGGTCCGTACGCCGAGCGGCTACCGGCTGTCGGGTGTCAAGTCGCTCGTGCCGGCCGCAGCGGACGCCGAATT
This genomic window from Mycolicibacterium goodii contains:
- a CDS encoding acyl-CoA dehydrogenase family protein → MTNTLPSKNGSVTRPKRSGHESAVGLQKHKRTATDIGLALITPLVGQEWLDRYGLRDPLNRGLKYGVKQVFSTAGATTRQFKRIQGLGKAPTRLKASSSGLFDLTPDDDQKMIVETVNEFAAEILRPAAEEADEAATYPPDLIAKAAELGITAVNVPEDFDGIAEHRSTVTNALVAEALAYGDMGLALPILAPGGVASALTHWGSADQQATYLKEYAGENVPQSSVVIAEPHALFDPTALKTTAVRTPSGYRLSGVKSLVPAAADAELFIAAAQFNGKPALFIVEASTPGLTVKADRSMGLRAAALGQIELNDVTVPLNARLGEDGATDQDYSEAIALARLGWAALAVGTSHAVLDYVVPYIKERHAFGEPIAHRQSVAFMCANIAIELDGLRLITWRGAARAEQGLPFAREAALARKLGADKGMQIGLDGVQLLGGHGYTKEHPVERWYRDLRAIGIAEGVVVI